A portion of the Microlunatus phosphovorus NM-1 genome contains these proteins:
- a CDS encoding CGNR zinc finger domain-containing protein: MGAVRTSGWPALVGGSACLDFANTVGPRRPPPGEQGRDYVADYRQLVRWAVWAGVLTTGQATALETAAADDPVAADMVLADARGLREAVYRAFSTAADGDRVPAPALDVIREAYLQTLRQASLGAVSGGLDWCWPDRGPLDQVVWPIARSAVDLAVSERLARVRRCPGDDGHCGWLFLDLSKSGTRRWCSMRSCGSRVKSRRQVARVRAAREGIK, encoded by the coding sequence ATGGGTGCTGTGCGGACGTCGGGGTGGCCGGCTTTAGTCGGCGGCAGTGCCTGCTTGGATTTCGCCAACACGGTTGGCCCACGGCGGCCGCCGCCTGGAGAGCAAGGGCGCGACTATGTCGCCGACTACCGGCAACTGGTCCGGTGGGCCGTTTGGGCGGGTGTGTTGACGACCGGGCAAGCGACGGCGTTGGAGACAGCGGCAGCTGACGATCCCGTCGCTGCCGACATGGTGCTGGCCGACGCCCGAGGACTGCGCGAGGCGGTCTACCGGGCGTTCTCGACGGCCGCCGACGGCGATCGCGTCCCGGCTCCGGCGCTCGATGTCATCCGGGAGGCGTACCTTCAGACGCTCCGTCAGGCATCCCTGGGCGCCGTTTCGGGTGGACTCGATTGGTGCTGGCCGGACCGTGGACCCCTCGATCAGGTGGTCTGGCCGATCGCCCGATCCGCTGTTGACCTTGCGGTTTCCGAACGACTTGCCCGGGTTCGACGTTGCCCGGGCGACGACGGTCACTGTGGCTGGTTGTTCTTGGACCTCAGCAAGAGCGGCACCCGGCGCTGGTGCAGCATGCGAAGCTGCGGCAGCAGAGTGAAAAGCCGTCGGCAAGTGGCGCGAGTGCGGGCGGCAAGAGAGGGGATCAAGTGA
- a CDS encoding MTH1187 family thiamine-binding protein, which translates to MLVAFSVAPTGGDASVGDAVAKAVRVVRESGLPNETTSMFTTIEGEWDEVMDVVKRATEAIAADAARVSLVLKADIRPGHTDMLHAKVRRVEDALASDPDRTE; encoded by the coding sequence ATGTTGGTCGCCTTCTCCGTCGCTCCCACCGGCGGCGACGCCAGTGTGGGCGATGCCGTCGCCAAAGCCGTCCGCGTGGTCCGTGAATCGGGACTCCCCAACGAGACGACGTCCATGTTCACCACCATCGAAGGCGAATGGGACGAGGTGATGGATGTCGTCAAACGCGCAACCGAGGCGATCGCCGCGGATGCCGCACGCGTATCACTCGTGCTGAAGGCCGATATCCGCCCCGGGCACACCGACATGCTGCACGCGAAGGTCCGGCGGGTCGAGGACGCTCTCGCGAGCGACCCTGACCGGACCGAATAG
- a CDS encoding nucleoside deaminase, with translation MSSHPRLDLAIEQARLARQAGNHPFGAVLSDPSGTVVLSAQNTVMTDSDATGHAETNLVRLASRTIGPNLAGYAIYSSTEPCAMCAGAIYWSGITKVVFALAESELNAMAANGPEHPPLAMPSREVFAAGQRPIQVLGPFDIPGAREVHGDSWRD, from the coding sequence GTGAGCAGCCATCCAAGACTCGATCTAGCGATCGAGCAGGCACGTCTGGCGAGGCAGGCCGGCAACCACCCGTTCGGCGCCGTGCTCTCCGACCCGAGTGGCACGGTGGTGCTGAGTGCGCAGAACACCGTCATGACGGATTCCGACGCCACCGGGCATGCGGAGACGAATCTGGTCCGGTTGGCCAGCCGGACCATCGGGCCGAACCTGGCCGGCTATGCCATCTACAGCAGTACGGAGCCCTGCGCGATGTGTGCCGGGGCGATCTATTGGTCGGGCATCACCAAGGTGGTGTTCGCCCTGGCGGAGTCCGAGCTGAATGCGATGGCGGCGAACGGCCCGGAGCACCCGCCTCTGGCAATGCCATCCCGTGAGGTGTTCGCCGCGGGCCAGCGACCGATCCAGGTGCTGGGTCCGTTCGACATTCCTGGGGCGCGCGAGGTCCATGGAGACTCCTGGCGAGACTGA